The Rhopalosiphum maidis isolate BTI-1 chromosome 1, ASM367621v3, whole genome shotgun sequence genome has a segment encoding these proteins:
- the LOC113559134 gene encoding LOW QUALITY PROTEIN: putative peptidyl-tRNA hydrolase PTRHD1 (The sequence of the model RefSeq protein was modified relative to this genomic sequence to represent the inferred CDS: inserted 1 base in 1 codon), translating to MSNVVQYVLVRGDLTRTLKWPSGAVMAQACHACVAVVHTYYSDPDTQAYLKDLXNMHKVILEVPDETALLSTAAALETDGVQHVVWKEQPENVATCVALKPCAKGTVSKYVRKFKLYGA from the exons ATGAGTAACGTGGTGCAGTACGTGCTGGTGCGCGGTGACCTGACCAGGACCCTGAAATGGCCGTCCGGCGCCGTTATGGCTCAAGCGTGTCACGCTTGCGTCGCTGTGGTGCACACTTATTACTCGGATCCGGACACGCAAGCGTATCTAAAGGACC GGAACATGCACAAAGTCATCTTGGAA GTACCCGACGAGACCGCCCTGCTGAGCACGGCCGCCGCGCTCGAAACGGACGGCGTGCAGCACGTCGTGTGGAAGGAACAGCCCGAAAACGTGGCCACGTGCGTGGCGCTGAAGCCCTGCGCCAAGGGCACGGTGAGCAAGTACGTGAGGAAGTTCAAGTTGTACGGCGCGTGA
- the LOC113559133 gene encoding potassium channel subfamily K member 15 yields the protein MVPVGDKSSTGSSSAAYNAAGADNPKERLKECCRKLVAFMCTQVGVGGLVVGYAVVGAFCFIQIEGQAGDAQHHAVEQLRHNCSVNVWNATNTYNVLYRDNWTRQVTDALTHFQVNLALIVKKGYDGRTTEETWSFSAALMFSLSIFTMNGYGNVVPKTMLGKAATVVYAVFGIPLYVLYFRNMGKVLAQSFRWLYTWVYQCSMEDKAGSDPYNQQLPQKSRVIVPSMACLWVLAAYVATGTVTFVTLEDWSYLDSTFFCVTSLCKIGIENFVPVGSITDAATDHPMKLVIKFVYLLLGMGIIAMCFDLMREDVQVRVRNLKMDIGLCFEDIRLRAVAVYRRRNSFD from the exons ATGGTGCCGGTGGGCGACAAGAGCAGCACCGGGTCATCGTCGGCGGCGTACAACGCGGCCGGCGCCGACAACCCCAAGGAGCGGCTGAAGGAGTGTTGCCGGAAGTTGGTGGCGTTCATGTGCACGCAGGTGGGCGTCGGTGGCCTGGTGGTCGGCTATGCGGTGGTGGGCGCGTTCTGCTTCATACAGATCGAGGGCCAGGCGGGCGACGCTCAACATCACGCCGTCGAGCAGCTCCGGCACAACTGTTCGGTGAACGTGTGGAACGCTACAAACACGTACAACGTGCTGTACCGGGACAACTGGACGCGGCAGGTGACGGACGCGCTCACGCACTTCCAGGTCAACTTGGCGCTCATCGTCAAGAAGGGCTACGACGGCCGGACCACCGAGGAGACGTGGTCGTTTTCTGCCGCCCTCATGTTTTCCCTGTCCATATTCACCATGAACGGTTACGGTAACGTCGTGCCCAAGACCATGCTGGGCAAGGCCGCCACCGTCGTGTACGCTGTGTTCGGCATACCCTTGTACGTGCTCTACTTCCGAAACATGGGAAAG GTGTTAGCCCAGAGTTTCCGGTGGCTATACACGTGGGTGTACCAGTGCAGCATGGAAGACAAGGCTGGCAGTGACCCGTACAATCAACAGTTGCCCCAGAAGTCGAGGGTGATCGTGCCGTCCATGGCTTGCCTGTGGGTGCTGGCGGCGTATGTGGCCACCGGCACGGTGACGTTTGTCACGCTCGAAGACTGGTCGTACCTGGACAGTACGTTTTTCTGCGTCACTAGCTTGTGCAAGATCGGTATCGAGAACTTCGTGCCGGTGGGCAGCATCACGGACGCCGCGACCGATCACCCTATGAAGCTGGTCATCAAGTTCGTGTACCTACTGCTGGGCATGGGCATCATAGCCATGTGCTTCGACCTGATGCGCGAAGACGTCCAGGTCCGGGTGAGGAACCTGAAAATGGATATCGGACTGTGCTTCGAAGACATACGGCTGCGGGCCGTGGCCGTGTACAGACGTCGAAACTCATTCGATTGA